DNA from Lentibacillus amyloliquefaciens:
ACACAGATAAAATAGGGTTTGTCGGTGGTACGGATTCCGACTTGATCAATAAATTTGAATCCGGTTATGTAGCAGGGGCTAAAACGGTTAATCCTGATATTGAAGTTGAAGTACAATATGCAGGGGCTTTCGATGCGCCGGACGATGGTAAACTGATTGCTTCCAATATGTACAACAATGATATTGACATTATCTACCATGCTTCAGGCGCAACAGGCAACGGGGTGTTTGCACAAGCAAAAGACATTAAAAATAATGATCCGGAGCGCGAAGTCTGGGTTATCGGTGTAGACCGTGACCAGCATGAAGAAGGGGCAATCGGTGATCATAATGTTACACTAACCTCTATGATCAAACGTGTTGACAACTCTGTTCAGCAAGTAAGCAACATGGCAATGGAAGGGGAATTCCCCGGCAATGAAGTCCTCGAATTCGGTGTTGAAGACGAAGGTGTCGGACTTGCTGATACGAACGAAGAAGCATATACCGATGACATTGCTCAGGCAGTTGATGAATGGAAACAAAAAATCATCGACGGCGAAGTAGAAGTACCACAAACACATGATGAATTGGATGAATATTTAAACTCACTGTAAATCCTAAACCCTTTAGAAAAAGGCTGGTATAGGCCAGTCTTTTTCTTCTGAGGTGAAATGTGAATAGTTAAGATTTTCAAATGAAAAGCACTTCTCAGCCCTTTTCATTTGGGAATTTTAAATTGCCTGTTTTCTAAAATATTATAGTTTGTGACACAAAATCCATGCGACGTAAGTGCTATGTTGATTTCCGTTCCAGGCAGTCGCGCACCTTAGGGCAACGCTTCAGCCTCGGGCCAACAAGATGTTGGTCACAAAGGCGTTGGCTATTGACGTGGCGTTCTTAGCCTTTGAACCTTTCCGCTTCCTGCTCAGGTCTCAGCTGCCCGCTTTTCCCGCAGGAGTCGACTGCCCTCTACTCCAATCAACATTCACAAGTGAGGTTTAGTTAAGCACCAAAATAATGAGATTATAAAGCGCGGCGCCAGCGGAGGAAATACTCGACGACTCCTGCGGGAACAAAGGTATCGGTGAGACCCCGCAGAACGAAGTTCGAGGAGGCTCACCAGCCGCCCGCGGAAAGCGGCGTGTATTTCCGGAGCGGTTTCATTGAATCAAACATTTATTATAGTACGTCGCAGTTTACATCAACTACGAAGTTTAAAGAGCAATTAAATTTATAAAAAACATTTTTATATTGGCAGCTTGATATATAACACCTGGTTAGAATCAAAGGAGTGATCACACGTGGATTATGTAGTTGAAATGCTGGATATACGTAAAGAATTTCCCGGTGTTGTGGCAAACGATAATATAACATTGCAATTAAAGAAAGGTGAGATTCATGCCCTGCTGGGGGAAAATGGAGCTGGAAAATCAACATTGGTGAACGTCCTTTTTGGATTGTATCAGCCCGAAAAGGGTGAAATACGTGTAAATGGGGAACCGGTAAAAATTACTGACCCCAATGTTGCAAATGAGCTTGGAATCGGGATGGTCCATCAGCACTTTATGCTTGTGGAACCGTTTACTGTTACACAAAACATCATATTAGGAAGCGAACCAACAAACTATGGAAAAATTGATTTAAAAAAAGCGGAAAAAGAGGTTCAGGAACTGTCAGACAGATATAAATTGCGTGTTGACGTCACAGCCAAGATCAGTGATATATCAGTTGGCATGCAGCAAAGGGTCGAAATCCTCAAAACTCTCTACCGTGGTGCAGAAGTCCTGATTTTCGACGAACCAACCGCTGTCTTGACACCACAGGAAATCACAGAATTGATGGATATAATGCAGTCACTGACAGCCGAAGGAAAATCGATCATTTTAATCACACATAAACTTAAGGAAATAATGGAGATTGCCGAACGATGCACGGTTATCCGAAAAGGTGAAGGAATTGATACGTTAGATGTGTCTGAGACGTCCGTAACCGAGCTTGCTTCGCTGATGGTGGGGAGAAATGTCAGCTTTAAGATTGACAAACAGCCCGCTGATCCAAAAGAAAATGTGCTGAAGATTGAAAATTTAACGGTCAAAGACAAACGGAAAGTTGAAATGGTCAAAGGTATGAATCTTGAAGTCCGTTCCGGTGAAATTCTTGGTGTGGCCGGTGTTGATGGAAATGGCCAGTCAGAACTGATAGAAGCGATTACCGGACTGCAAAAGACAGACTCAGGAAAAATCCTGCTAAATCGTAAAGATATCACAAATCTTTCACCCAGGAGAGTGACGGAAAGCGGCATTGGCCATATACCTCAGGATCGTCAAAAATATGGATTGGTACTTGACTTTTCCGTTGGTGAAAACATGGTTCTTCAGACGTATTACCAGAAACCTTACTCAAAATATAAAACACTTAATTATAAAGAAATTTATAAAAAAGCTGAGACACTGATTGATGAATATGATGTGAGAACGCCAAGCGTTTATACAAGCGCACGATCTTTATCCGGCGGAAATCAGCAAAAAGCGATTATTGGCCGGGAAATCGACCGTTCTCCAGACCTGTTAATAGCAGCCCAACCGACAAGGGGACTCGATGTCGGGGCAATTGAATTTATTCATAATAAGCTGATTGAGGAACGGGATAAAGGGAGAGCTGTCTTGTTAATTTCCTTTGAATTGGATGAAGTGATGGACTTAAGCGACAGGATTGCTGTTATGTTTGATGGCAAAAATGTTGCCGAAGTAAAACCGGAGGAAACAGAGGAAAATGAATTAGGGTTGCTAATGGCTGGAAGCACGAAAGCGAAAGCAGGTGGTCAGGAGTGAACACCAATAAACTTTTTAATGTACTCGTGCCGCTTATATCGGCACTGATTGGGTTAGTTGCCGGTGCACTGATAATGCTTGGATTTGGCTATAACCCCATAAAAGGTTATGCAGCATTGTGGAATGGTGCTTTTGGCGACATATACTATTTTGGGGAAACGGTCAGGCAGGTGACCCCGTACATATTTACCGGATTGGCTGTGGCGTTTGCTTTCAGATCCGGTCTCCTGAATATTGGGGCAGAAGGTCAGGTTATTGTAGGCTGGCTTGCTGCAGTATGGATCGGTACAACAGTTGAAGCGCCGATGATTATTCATTTACCGCTTGCGGTAATCGTTGCTGCATTAGCGGGCGCGGTATGGGGCTTTATCCCTGGTCTTTTGAAAGCAACCCGGGGTGTCCATGAAGTAATTGTCACAATAATGTTAAACTACACGGCTTTATATGCAGCCAATGCAATTGTCCGAAATGTTCTTTCCGATAATGAGGATAAAACACCGGATGTCGCAGGAACAGCATCACTAGCATCAGAATGGTTTCAAAATATGACGTATTTCTCACGCATGCACTATGGTATTTTCATTGCCTTATTTACAGCTGTTATCATGTGGTTCATCATCGAACGGACATCTCTGGGATATGAGCTCAAGTCAGTTGGTTTTAATGAACATGCATCGAAATATGCAGGTATGAACGTTAAACGGAATATTATCTTATCAATGGTCATTGCCGGCGCATTTGCTGGATTGGCAGGTGCCATGGAAGGACTTGGCACATTCGGTTACATGTCCGTGCAATCGGGTTTCAATAACCTTGGATTTGACGGGATTGCTGTAGCATTGTTAGGTGCTAACACCGCTATCGGTGTCGTGCTGGCGGCCATATTGTTTGGTTCGCTTAAGGTTGGCGGCTTAAATATGCCGACTGAAGCCGGTGTGCCGACTGAATTGGTTGATATCATTATTGCACTGATCATTTTCTTTGTTGCCTCAGGCTATATTATTCGCTGGCTCTTACTTCGCTTTAAAAAGGAGGGGAAATAAATGGGATTTGTTGATCTATTACAGTCTATTATTCCACCAGCACTTTTCTTTTCAGCTCCATTGATATTCACAGCTTTGGGCGGAGTATTCAGTGAACGGTCAGGTGTTATTAATATCGGGCTCGAAGGTCTCATGGTTATGGGCGCATTTGTTGGTATTGTGTTTAATCTTGCCTTTGCCGATGTATTCGGAGGCTGGACACCTTGGGTATCGATTATTGTCGCCGCGATTGTATCAGCAATATTTTCACTTATTCACGCAGTCGCTGCCGTCTCATTCCGTGCTGATCAAGTCGTCAGTGGTGTAGCGATTAACTTTTTGGCGCTTGGGTTAGGTGTTTTCCTGACAAAGCAATGGTATGGAAAAGGACAAACCGACATGGTTTCTCAGCAATTTTTCACCCAGGATATTCCGTTGCTTTCAAAGATTCCGATAATCGGGGAGATATTTTTCCAGGGTATTTATTTAAGCTCTTATTTAGCCATCGTTTTAGCCTTTGTTGCGTGGTATGTCCTCTATAAAACACCATTTGGCCTCAGACTTCGGTCTGTTGGGGAACACCCGATGGCTGCTGATACGAACGGTGTAAGTGTATATAAAATGCGCTACATTGCTGTTATTTTATCCGGAGCTCTCGGTGGTCTTGGCGGATCGGTATTTGCTTTAACAATCGCTTTGAATTTTTCTCACGCCACAATTGTTGGTCAAGGATTTATGTCTCTGGCAGCAGTCATTTTTGGAAAATGGCATCCGCTTGGGGCAATGGGAGCCGCACTGTTTTTTGGTTTTGCGCAGAGTTTGAGTGTCATCAGCGGTGGTGTGCCGTTGCTTGAAGATGTACCGCAAGTATTCCTGCTGATAGCCCCTTATGTCTTAACAATCCTGGCTTTGGCAGGGTTCATTGGTCGTGCTGAAGCACCAAGAGCTAATGGTGAACCGTATATAAAAGGCACACGTTAATGTGACATTTTTAAAATCAACCTGAGTTGTTTGAAGAAAAGCAGCTCAGGTTTTTGCTATAATATAACGCAGATGATCCACACTAAATAAGGCACGGATTAGTGCGGCTTATATAAGGGAGGATTCTGAAGTGAAAGAGATTTACGAAAAAACAGTGAATAAAAATGGGGCAAACTTTCATTTTATACCAACCAAAAAATTTAAAACAATTGCCATTACGGCTAAGTTTAAAGCGCCATTGTCACGTGATACGATCACACAGCGGGCCTTAATCCGCATGTATTGCAACAGGGGACACAATCCTATCCGGATCGCATTGCCCTTCAGCAAAAGCTGGATAGTTTATACGGGGCCCTCTTGTCAATGAACGGAACTAAGAAAGGCAACAATCATATAATGACAATTCGTCTTGAGACGGCCAACCAGAAATTTATCTCCAATGAAGCTGCCATTATGGATGAGGCGATCACTCTATTTAATGAAGTTATTTTTAATCCCAAACGCGAACATGGTATTTTTCCTCAATCGATTGTTGACAGAGAAAAAGAAACGCTTAAACAAAAAATTAATGGCGTTGCCGATGATAAAATGCGATTGGCCAATATGCGGATTCTTGATGAGATGTGCAAGGATGAACGCTATAAATTGCACATCCAGGGTTACGAAGAAGACTTGGAAACCATCACACCTGACGATTTGTATGCCTGTTACCAGTCAATGCTCGAAGAAGACGAACTGGATATTTATGTCTCAGGCGATATAGACCCTGACAAGATTGAAGATAAACTTTCAGCCGTTTTTACCCGAAAAGATGTTAATAATCGACTGCCGCACGAGGAAGAACCAGTGGATCAGCATAAAGAAGTACGTACAATCATTGAAAAACAGGACGTGCAGCAGGCGAAACTGCATTTTGGGTACCGGACACATATATCTTTTCAGAATGACGATTATTTTGCGTTACATGTTTTTAACGGATTATTTGGCGGATTCCCCAGTTCCAAATTGTTTATCAATGTCAGAGAAAAAAACAGCCTTGCTTATTATGCGGCTTCAAGATTTGAAAGTCACAAAGGTTTATTGTTTGTTTTTAGCGGTATTGCCCCAAATGATTATGAGCAGGCGCGGGAGATTATTGAAGAGCAGATGCAAGCAATGAAAAATGGTGATTTTACCGAGAATGAACTGGCTGATACGAAACAATTAATCATCAATCAGCTGCTTGAGACTATGGACAGTGCAAGAGGGATGGTAGAACTCATGTATCAGCAGGTGGTGGGATGTGCAGAACGGCCTCCCGAAAAGCTGATTGAAGGTATTAAATCTGTCAGTAAGGAAGACGTCATTAGAGTGGCAGAAAAACTTGAGTTAGATACGGTTTATTTACTGACAAGGGGGGATATGGATGAATAAATACACTTATGACCATATTGGAGAAGAAATTTATAAGGAAAAATTAAATAACGGGCTTTCTGTTTATTTACTCCCTAAACCGCAAATGGCAAAAACATACGGATTGTTTACGACTGATTATGGATCAATCGATCAGACATTTGTCCCGATCGATGGCACAGATCAAACTACGGTCCCAGAGGGCGTGGCGCATTTTCTTGAACATAAAATGTTTGAAAAAGAAGATCGCGATGTATTCTCCGATTTCAGCAAGCAGGGAGCATCGGCTAACGCCTACACTTCCTTTACCAAAACAGCTTATTTATTTGCGAGCACGAATCATATCGAAGAAAACATTGAAACATTGCTCGATTTTGTTCAAAATCCGTATTTCACAGAACAATCCGTTGAAAAAGAAAAAGGCATTATCGCACAGGAAATTGAAATGTATAATGATCAACCGGATTGGCGGGCATTCACCGGCACATTGAGAGCCATGTTTCATTATCACCCGGTCAGGATTGATATACCGGGAACCGTCGACTCCATTTATACGATTACAAAAGATGATTTATATACGTGCTACAATACGTTTTATCACCCTGAAAATATGTCATTGTTTATTGCGGGTAATTTTAACCTCAGGCATATATTGAATCTGATCGAACAGAATCAGGTATCCAAAGGCTTTGCTGAAATGACGGAGATTGAACGGTCATATCCACAGGAACCTGATTCGGTTTTTGAAAAAGAAATGACGATAAATATGCCTGTATCAATTCCGAAATGTACAATCGGCATTAAAGAGTCATCTTCCGAACTCACCGGGGAAGATTTTTTGAAAAAGGATTTGCTTCAGAGTATGGTTGCAGATTTTTATTTCTCAAAAGGCGGGCAATTTTATCAGCAGCTATATGATGAACAGCTGATCGATGGAAGCTTTTATTTTGATACGACCTTGGAGAAAAATTTTGGCTTCACATTGATTGGCGGGAATACAAATGTACCGGAAGAGTTCGCAGCTAAAGTCCGGGAATTGTTGCAGTCGACTAAACAGACTGCATTTACGGTTGAAGAAATCGAACGGATGAAGAAAAAGAAAATCGGACAATTATTAAGGTCAATGAATTCGCTCGAGTTCATGGCGAGTCAGTTTATTCACTACGATATCGCCGGTGTTGATTTCTTCACGATTATACCTTTTATTCAGTCCTTAACACGTGATGATTTCAACACATTTGTTCGAAACTGGATTGACGATGAACGTATAGCAGAATGCAAAATCGTAAGCGGGTAGGGGTTTCAATGAGAAAAAATGTACTGATTATTGGTGCGAGCGGCGGCATTGGTTCAGCTGTTGCCAAACAGCTTGCCGGAGAAAGCTATCAGTTGATTTTGCATTATAATCAAAATAAACAAGCAATGTATGCAAACCGCGATAAATTACACGAGGAATCAATATTGATGGAGGTTCAGGCGGATTTGAGTCAAGATGATGGCATTAATCGTCTAATCAGCCAGATTGTATTTCCTGTTGATGCGATTATTTTTGCTGGCGGCACAGCACATTACGGGCTATTTCAGGATACTGAGGAAACCCAGATGGATATGATGCTGACACTTCATGTGAAGGCGCCGTGGCTAATAACGCAACAATTATTGCCATCAATGATTCAGCGGAAACAAGGGAGAATCATTTTGATCACCTCCGTATGGGGAGAAACCGGCGCGGCGAATGAAGTCGTTTATTCTTCGGTGAAAGGCGCGCAAAACAGCTTTGTGAAAGCCCTGGCAAAGGAGTCGGCCGCCTCCGGTATAGCTGTGAACGCTGTCAGTCCGGGATTTATTGACACAAAGATGAATCAAGGGCTGCTTCAAGAGGAAAAGGAAAAAATCATTTCTGATATTCCGGCTAACAGACCCGGCACGCCAGAGGATGTTGCGCATACTGTCGCTTTTCTGATGAGTGAACACGCCGATTATATTCATGGTGAAATAATACATGTCAGCGGTGGATGGCGCTCATAAATGGCATGCATAAATAACCCTATATAACAGAAACTATCCATGAAAAAAATTTGAGGGAGGCAGTTGAAATGTCCGTTCTTGATAATTTTGACTCATGGAAAGCTTTTTTGGCTGACAGACTTCAACAGGCTGAGAGCCAGGGAATGGGACAAAAGACCATTTCCAACATGGCATACGAAGTTGGAGACTATCTGGCGTCCAATACAAGTGCCAAAAATAGTGAAGAGGCTGTTTTACAGGAAATATGGAATGCCGGATCTGACGAGGAAAGACATGCACTGGCAAGTGCAATGGTGAAACTCGTACAAAATCAGGGAAATTCATGAGTTAACCATAGAATAAAGAAGCTGTCCAACGACGCAGCTTCTTTATTTTTTATGGTTTATTGCATTAATCTCTTTTTTTCGTATGTAAAATACTTTATTATAGTAATATGAAGTGTTGATTCACATCACAGCATGCATATAAAAGGGGTTTACTATGGAGAAGACAGAATGGTACCTTGAATATGAGATACAGTACAATCGACCGGGGTTATTGGGTGATATTTCTTCTATATTGGGAATGCTCTCCATTAACATCATTTCGATTAACGGTGTGGCAAAATCAAGAAGAGGTATGCTGCTGCTCGCCAAACAAGAAGAACAAATACTGCGATTGAAATCAATTATGCAAACGATGGACACAATAAAAATTACAAAAGTGCGAAAATCGAAACTCCGTGATAAACTTGCAGTCAGGCATGGCCAATATATCCAGAGTGAAGGTGATGACCGCAAAACTTTCCGGTTTGTCCGGAATGAATTGGGAATATTAGTGGACTTTATGGCTGAACTTTATAAAAAGGAAGGTCATAAACTGATCGGCATACGGGGGATGCCGCGTGTCGGAAAAACTGAATCTATTGTAGCGGCCAGCGTCTGTGCCAATAAAAGATGGTTGTTTGTATCGAGCACCTTGCTTAAGCAGACGATCAGAAATGAACTGATTAAAGGTGAATACAGCAAGGATAACTTATATATCATTGATGGGATGGTCTCAGCACGGCAATCTAATGAAAAACATTGGCAGCTTATACGGGAGATAATGCAGCTTCCGTCCGTCAAAGTTGTTGAACATCCTGATGCGTTTGTCCAAACAACCGATTATAAATTGGATGACTTTGACTATATCATTGAACTTCGAACAGACGAAAATGAAGAAATTACATATGAACCGGTTAATCAATTTGCTCAGGAAGATGGTTTTTCGATGTTTGATTTTTAGCAGACAGGAAATGGTATATAATCCCTGCCTGTATAAGTACAGCAAGACTTATGCCGTACAAGGACGGTGATAAGCCAAGTTTTCTAAATGGACGGTGTTATGCATGGGGATTGGTGAAAGACTAAAAGAAGCAAGGTTAGAGCAAGATTTGTCTTTGGAAAGTTTACAGGAAACAACAAAGATACAGAAACGATATCTCGAAGCAATTGAACAGGAAAATTTTAAAATATTGCCGGGGAATTTCTATGCCCGTGCGTTTATTAAAGAATATGCCTCAGCAGTGGGTCTGGATCCTAATGAAATACTCGAGGAATATAAAGAAGATTTGCCGCAATCAGAAGACAATAGTGCAGCACCATATTCACATATTCAACGGTCACGCAAAGATGAAAGACCAAGTAAAACGTCATCGGTATTTTCGATAATCCCAACTGTTATAGTGGCGTTGCTGGTGGTAGGTATCATTTTTGTCATATGGTTTTTTTATCAGGGGACAATGACTGAAGATAGTACAGAACCTGTGGAAACACAAGATGATAATGAAGTGATCAGGGATTCGGATAATGGCAGCCAGGAAGAGGAGCAAACAGACGATGGCACAGGTGAGGGTGAAGGAAGCACCTCCCAGTCAGAGAATAGTGATGAACAGAGTGATGCGTCTGACTCAGAAGAACCGGCACCTGAGTTCGTTGTGGATGAAGAAGGGACAGGAAGTTCGCCCGAATCGACAGTGACACTTGAGAACGCGAGTGACAATCCTTCTGCGACAATCGAAGTGACGGGTGAATCCTGGCTGGAAGTTGAAAATGACGCTGGCGAAAGTTTGCATTCAGGTATGGTCACTGCTGAAAATTCACCGGTTGAAGTGGATTTATCCGAAACGGACAGGGTATGGTTCAGTGTTGGGAATGCGCCGGCATTGGATATAACGATTGACGATGTCTCGTTAGAATATCCTGTTAATCCTGAAGAAGAAGTGTTTCAAAAAATTTGGGTTAACATTAACCAAACTGAGGAATAACCGATTAAAAGAAAGTTATTTACAGCAGCCCTTCCTAATCCAGGGAAGGGTTTTATATGCAGGAGGGAAAAGCTGTGAACGTACCAAACAAGATCACACTATCGCGAATTCTATTAATCCCGATTTTTATCATTTTGCTTTCTGTTCCGTTCAATTGGGGCGAATGGCATATTGGTGAAAGGGTGTTACCTTTTTCTCACCTTGCTGCCGCCTTGTTGTTTATTATTGCAGCAGCAACTGATTGGATTGACGGGTTTTATGCAAGAAAATATAACCTGGTTACAAATTTGGGGAAATTTCTCGATCCGCTGGCAGATAAACTGCTTGTGGCAGCAGCACTCATTTTACTTGTAGAGCAAGGAGCAGCTCCTGGATGGATAGCCATTATCATCATCAGCAGAGAACTTGCTGTAACAGGGCTTCGGCTTGTTGCCGCGGGTGAGGGAGTTGTGCTTGCAGCTGGAAGTATGGGGAAATTAAAAACAGCCACCCAAATGATTGCGATTGCGTTATTACTGCTTCATAACTTCCCATTTTCCTTTATTGGTATTCCGTTTGGGCTAATTATGCTGTATGCGGCTTTAATCTTTACGATTCTGTCCGGTTATGACTATTTCGCAAAAAACTGGCATGTAATGAGGGATTCAAAATAATGAAAAATATGAGCGCTGAAATTGTTGCAGTTGGTACAGAGCTGTTATTGGGACAAATTGCGAATACAAATGCCCAATGGATTTCTGATGAATTGGCTTCAATTGGGGTGAATGTCCATCATCATTCCGTTGTCGGTGATAATCTTGAGCGTGTTGAAAATCAATTTCGTGTATCCGGCGAACGCTCTGATATCATTATCATCACGGGAGGGCTGGGTCCGACAGAAGATGATTTGACCCGTGAAGCCTTTCAGAAAATAACAAACATGGAAATCATTGAAGATGAACGATCCATGAACAAAATTGAATCATTCTTTGAAACGCGCGAAATGGAAATGACGCCAAATAACAAAAAACAGGCCCGTGTGTTTGCCGGTTCCGATGTTATTAAAAATCAGACCGGAATGGCACCAGGAATGATTGTTTCAAATGAGGGGAAGACTTGGATATTTTTACCCGGGGTGCCGCGGGAAATGAAACGAATGATGACTGACAGTGTGCTGCCCCGCTTAAAAAATCAGAGTGGAGGCGGCAGTGTCATAAAATCGGTTATGCTCCGTTTTATAGGGATTGGCGAATCCACTCTTGAACACGAGTTGAGTGATTTGATCAAGCGACAAACCAATCCGACGATAGCTCCATTGGCACAAAGTGAAGGTGTTGCAATCAGACTGACTGCCAAAGCTGATTCTGACAATGAAGCAGCTGCAGTCATT
Protein-coding regions in this window:
- a CDS encoding BMP family lipoprotein; this encodes MKNRKFLLLFALLLTVGMLLAACGGGNDSQGEGSDSESGSSDSESSESSEESSDFSSAMVTDVGGVDDKSFNQSAWEGLQAWGEEHGLEEGEGFDYAQSNDDSDYQPNLNRLVREGYNMVFGIGYKLEDAISEVAGQYPDTNFAIVDSVVEGDNIASITFADHEGSFLAGVAAANKTNTDKIGFVGGTDSDLINKFESGYVAGAKTVNPDIEVEVQYAGAFDAPDDGKLIASNMYNNDIDIIYHASGATGNGVFAQAKDIKNNDPEREVWVIGVDRDQHEEGAIGDHNVTLTSMIKRVDNSVQQVSNMAMEGEFPGNEVLEFGVEDEGVGLADTNEEAYTDDIAQAVDEWKQKIIDGEVEVPQTHDELDEYLNSL
- a CDS encoding ABC transporter ATP-binding protein codes for the protein MDYVVEMLDIRKEFPGVVANDNITLQLKKGEIHALLGENGAGKSTLVNVLFGLYQPEKGEIRVNGEPVKITDPNVANELGIGMVHQHFMLVEPFTVTQNIILGSEPTNYGKIDLKKAEKEVQELSDRYKLRVDVTAKISDISVGMQQRVEILKTLYRGAEVLIFDEPTAVLTPQEITELMDIMQSLTAEGKSIILITHKLKEIMEIAERCTVIRKGEGIDTLDVSETSVTELASLMVGRNVSFKIDKQPADPKENVLKIENLTVKDKRKVEMVKGMNLEVRSGEILGVAGVDGNGQSELIEAITGLQKTDSGKILLNRKDITNLSPRRVTESGIGHIPQDRQKYGLVLDFSVGENMVLQTYYQKPYSKYKTLNYKEIYKKAETLIDEYDVRTPSVYTSARSLSGGNQQKAIIGREIDRSPDLLIAAQPTRGLDVGAIEFIHNKLIEERDKGRAVLLISFELDEVMDLSDRIAVMFDGKNVAEVKPEETEENELGLLMAGSTKAKAGGQE
- a CDS encoding ABC transporter permease, which codes for MNTNKLFNVLVPLISALIGLVAGALIMLGFGYNPIKGYAALWNGAFGDIYYFGETVRQVTPYIFTGLAVAFAFRSGLLNIGAEGQVIVGWLAAVWIGTTVEAPMIIHLPLAVIVAALAGAVWGFIPGLLKATRGVHEVIVTIMLNYTALYAANAIVRNVLSDNEDKTPDVAGTASLASEWFQNMTYFSRMHYGIFIALFTAVIMWFIIERTSLGYELKSVGFNEHASKYAGMNVKRNIILSMVIAGAFAGLAGAMEGLGTFGYMSVQSGFNNLGFDGIAVALLGANTAIGVVLAAILFGSLKVGGLNMPTEAGVPTELVDIIIALIIFFVASGYIIRWLLLRFKKEGK
- a CDS encoding ABC transporter permease, yielding MGFVDLLQSIIPPALFFSAPLIFTALGGVFSERSGVINIGLEGLMVMGAFVGIVFNLAFADVFGGWTPWVSIIVAAIVSAIFSLIHAVAAVSFRADQVVSGVAINFLALGLGVFLTKQWYGKGQTDMVSQQFFTQDIPLLSKIPIIGEIFFQGIYLSSYLAIVLAFVAWYVLYKTPFGLRLRSVGEHPMAADTNGVSVYKMRYIAVILSGALGGLGGSVFALTIALNFSHATIVGQGFMSLAAVIFGKWHPLGAMGAALFFGFAQSLSVISGGVPLLEDVPQVFLLIAPYVLTILALAGFIGRAEAPRANGEPYIKGTR
- the yfmF gene encoding EF-P 5-aminopentanol modification-associated protein YfmF, whose product is MQQGTQSYPDRIALQQKLDSLYGALLSMNGTKKGNNHIMTIRLETANQKFISNEAAIMDEAITLFNEVIFNPKREHGIFPQSIVDREKETLKQKINGVADDKMRLANMRILDEMCKDERYKLHIQGYEEDLETITPDDLYACYQSMLEEDELDIYVSGDIDPDKIEDKLSAVFTRKDVNNRLPHEEEPVDQHKEVRTIIEKQDVQQAKLHFGYRTHISFQNDDYFALHVFNGLFGGFPSSKLFINVREKNSLAYYAASRFESHKGLLFVFSGIAPNDYEQAREIIEEQMQAMKNGDFTENELADTKQLIINQLLETMDSARGMVELMYQQVVGCAERPPEKLIEGIKSVSKEDVIRVAEKLELDTVYLLTRGDMDE
- the yfmH gene encoding EF-P 5-aminopentanol modification-associated protein YfmH, coding for MNKYTYDHIGEEIYKEKLNNGLSVYLLPKPQMAKTYGLFTTDYGSIDQTFVPIDGTDQTTVPEGVAHFLEHKMFEKEDRDVFSDFSKQGASANAYTSFTKTAYLFASTNHIEENIETLLDFVQNPYFTEQSVEKEKGIIAQEIEMYNDQPDWRAFTGTLRAMFHYHPVRIDIPGTVDSIYTITKDDLYTCYNTFYHPENMSLFIAGNFNLRHILNLIEQNQVSKGFAEMTEIERSYPQEPDSVFEKEMTINMPVSIPKCTIGIKESSSELTGEDFLKKDLLQSMVADFYFSKGGQFYQQLYDEQLIDGSFYFDTTLEKNFGFTLIGGNTNVPEEFAAKVRELLQSTKQTAFTVEEIERMKKKKIGQLLRSMNSLEFMASQFIHYDIAGVDFFTIIPFIQSLTRDDFNTFVRNWIDDERIAECKIVSG
- the ymfI gene encoding elongation factor P 5-aminopentanone reductase; protein product: MRKNVLIIGASGGIGSAVAKQLAGESYQLILHYNQNKQAMYANRDKLHEESILMEVQADLSQDDGINRLISQIVFPVDAIIFAGGTAHYGLFQDTEETQMDMMLTLHVKAPWLITQQLLPSMIQRKQGRIILITSVWGETGAANEVVYSSVKGAQNSFVKALAKESAASGIAVNAVSPGFIDTKMNQGLLQEEKEKIISDIPANRPGTPEDVAHTVAFLMSEHADYIHGEIIHVSGGWRS
- a CDS encoding DUF3243 domain-containing protein; the encoded protein is MSVLDNFDSWKAFLADRLQQAESQGMGQKTISNMAYEVGDYLASNTSAKNSEEAVLQEIWNAGSDEERHALASAMVKLVQNQGNS
- a CDS encoding DUF3388 domain-containing protein; amino-acid sequence: MEKTEWYLEYEIQYNRPGLLGDISSILGMLSINIISINGVAKSRRGMLLLAKQEEQILRLKSIMQTMDTIKITKVRKSKLRDKLAVRHGQYIQSEGDDRKTFRFVRNELGILVDFMAELYKKEGHKLIGIRGMPRVGKTESIVAASVCANKRWLFVSSTLLKQTIRNELIKGEYSKDNLYIIDGMVSARQSNEKHWQLIREIMQLPSVKVVEHPDAFVQTTDYKLDDFDYIIELRTDENEEITYEPVNQFAQEDGFSMFDF
- a CDS encoding helix-turn-helix domain-containing protein — its product is MGIGERLKEARLEQDLSLESLQETTKIQKRYLEAIEQENFKILPGNFYARAFIKEYASAVGLDPNEILEEYKEDLPQSEDNSAAPYSHIQRSRKDERPSKTSSVFSIIPTVIVALLVVGIIFVIWFFYQGTMTEDSTEPVETQDDNEVIRDSDNGSQEEEQTDDGTGEGEGSTSQSENSDEQSDASDSEEPAPEFVVDEEGTGSSPESTVTLENASDNPSATIEVTGESWLEVENDAGESLHSGMVTAENSPVEVDLSETDRVWFSVGNAPALDITIDDVSLEYPVNPEEEVFQKIWVNINQTEE